The following is a genomic window from Drosophila busckii strain San Diego stock center, stock number 13000-0081.31 chromosome 2L, ASM1175060v1, whole genome shotgun sequence.
TGACGACGTCATCAATTGGAGCATAACTGTAAAGCCAGTGATATATCtaaaagcaatagcaacagcttcCATTCAGTGGGCCAAGAACGCAGCTccaactaaacacacacacacacacacacatagatacacatacagacacacctGCATGCTCTTCACTTTCGACGTTATCGTAGCATATTtgattgtgtgtgctttgtttgcttaatgattgcgaaaacaaaaaaaaaatataactaacCAAAATGCTTGAGCAATAGAGATTTGTGAttcatgcaacaacaacaacaattaaacacatatacacacgtGAAACTTGATATGAGAATTCCCGTAAAGAACGTTGCAAAAGGGTGACAACAacctttaaaaattgttgtttatgtttcttttattttttgtgcagGCGTTTGCATTTccgttaaattaaaaattgcgaaaaaaaataagcttaaaggGCTGTAACTTGAGGCGTCTGTGTTAGCAGGTTAATGCACCTTATAAAACagatgcacacacatacatacatatattgcaaCAACGCTTGCaacgtgtctgtgtgtctgagTAAGTCCTTGAGCCAGTTTGCATGACgttgacgtcgtcgtcgtcggcttTGTAATCAAATATCAAAAGTGCAACTCACATTAAacgtttgcttgttgttgctttgttgtaatacaaaaaaaaacgaaacacctgcaaattgtttacttcAATTCCCAATATggggtgtgtgtgcgtttgacTGTACTTTTCATAGggaataataaatacatacatacaattagTTGTGGGAATGACCGGAAGTATGACGAACCCTAGCAACGGGGCTAAGAGCATGtagcaatttgcaaaatacacttaacaaaatttgcttgcaacgtatgcgctaaaaattaaagaaatatatttaaaatatacaaactcAAGCCAATTTGATGTCAAATTGAGTTTTGAAATCAAAGCAGCTTTAACTGTATATGAATTACaatatatagttttatatttatcttgttcagcgcttgtttgttttaatttcggTTAAAAGCAATTTGGGAATTGAGTAAAAGATTAATAATCTTAATGGTACAATGTTTGACCTTAGggaatataaatcaataaacagtGTAAATTGATAAGAACACAGTGATATGGAATAATTTCAGCTAACAGAAAATATTACAAGAAGCTCGCAcctaaagttgggcgccattCAATTCTCtacacaatttaaatagcGAATTGTTAAtgtaaaaatttcaacaatttgttaactCTAAGTTACTCATTATTGGGTGTTAACAATCTGGAAGTTAATTGGATTTAACAATTGAAGCAATTACTGCATTGCCAACATTTGTTTCCATAAACAATGGAGGAGTAGCTAATGCATTTGACTTCAATTTGAAATAACGCTCAAAACGCAATTCAACTTGAAGTTTTATGctgtaactttatttttagcgcatttttatatataatttttttttctatggcGACTGAGAAAACGGGTTTGTCGGTCGCCTGGTCTAACACAATATGCAAACATtcctatataaatatatatacgtaaCTAAGCCAAACGTAATGTAAGAAACCAGTTTGGTCACTCTTACTCCAAGCCATGAGCTTTAGGCTTGTTAAtaagcagcataaacaaatctaaaagtaaacaaatataactatatttaattataaacaaattcagtTGCAGTTCAAAATGacgcacaaatttaaatatcgTGATAAACTAAAATGTCTAAGCGGCTTGCtgttacttttgttgctgccctcGCTGGCAAATGCACAAACGCGTGATCCACGTTTCTATTCACGTGTCGGCGTTGACTATCAGTGGCCCAGTCCCGGTGATCCCGACTACAGGTAAGTGGCTGCCTTTCGAAATTTAGCTGACCTgcttctttaatttatatttatttttttttgcagaacTTATACATTCAACGATCGGCGCTATGGACACTATCAGCCAAATGGCTATGGCGCCAATTATCCAGGCAGAAATCCACCTGGACAATATCCGCAGGGCATGCCCAATGAAGATCGCTTTCGCTTTGATCcggtaatttaattaaattgacacTAGGTTCACTTCAATTAAGCCAGCTGACCCCAAAAGTCATAGAACATAACGCAAACGAACAATAAGCAACCATTGAGCTTAGCTTCTGAATCATCTGTGCAACATCTTTCACTCTTAATATATCAAAGCAATAATCTTAATTAAGTTTTCATGCGTTCGAAGGCGACATAATCAATTACACATGTTTATTCCCCATGTGCGCCTACGACAACTGTAATAATCGTAAATAGTTCAAGAAACCAAGCGCAACATTCTGTGCACTTACAGAAAATTTTCAAACATTAGCTGAAAAATCATTATCGAATATCAAAAGAGCAAAGGAAAAGTTCAAATTTGATGAATATCACACTACAGctttttagaaattaaattttaattaatatttaacttatgaaaagcttaaatatttctaatatcaagcaaaaagttttataaattatatttaaaataatatttgattttaaagttaaacaagTGCTTGAGATTTTTCCGATGTTAATACTTTGCTATTTAATCTGATAACAGATCAGTTTGGATatttcttattgttattaatactaatattataattattttatttaattaaaattcacagAATGATCCAAATGCGCGCACACCCTTTCCAGGCGTCTTGGCGGGCTGGCGAGAGGATCTGCAGGGCAAGCAGCGACGCGATTCGTTGACGCTGGAACGGGATGTGTTTGTGACTACCAACTATGGTCAGGTGCAGGGCTTCAAGGTGTACATGTATGACAATCCCGATCCGAAATCATTTTACCGGCCCTATCACTCGACGGTGGATCGCGTTATGGGCGAATGCTCCGTATTCTTAGGCATTCCATATGCCATGCCGCCCACATTCGAAGGACGCTTCAAGCCACCCAGAGTGCATCGTGgctggcaactgttgcaagcAGTGGACTTTGGTCCGGCTTGTCCACAGCCCGTGCGTTATACGGGCGCTACCAAAGGCGTCATGGATATGGACGAGGACTGTCTATATCTTAATGTGTATTCACCCAAGGTAAGCTTGAAAGTTAAGGTTGGCagagcaactaaattaattaaactatttgcagACTGGCGCTGGCGTAGCTCAAAAGTATCCCGTTATGGTTTACATACACGGCGGCGAATTTGTGCGTGGCGCCTCCAACTTGTTCCAGGGCCACATACTCGCCTCGTTCTACGATGTGGTAGTGGTGACGCTTAACTATCGCCTTGGGGCTTTGGGTTTTCTCTCCACTGCGGATGAGAACTCGCCTGGCAACTACGGCATACTGGATCAGGCGATGGCGCTGAAGTGGGTGCATGACAACATTGAGTTCTTCAATGGCGATCGCGACTCCATCACATTGTTTGGCCCGGGCGCAGGCGCTGCCTCAGCTGGGCTGCTTATGGTGGCGCCACAGACGCGTCATATTGTCAAGCGGGTTATAGCGCAGTCCGGCTCGCCGCTGGCAGATTGGGCGCTCATACAAGACAAGTATAGAGCGCAGAACACGAGCCGTGTGCTGGGTCAGGTGCTGGGCTGCTCCATAGACTCATCTTGGAAGCTTGTCAACTGTTTGCGCACTGGACGCAGCTTCTATGAGCTGGGCAATGCAGAGTTCTCGCCGCAGGTGGGCAGCTTTCCCTGGGGCCCGGTGCTGGATCATAACTTTACGCTGCCTGGCGATGATTGGTACGAGGGCTGGCGCTCCAAGGACTGGCGCTTCCTCAGCCAAACGCCAGAGACTCTTATACGCGCCGGACGCTTCAATCGCAACATACAATACATGACGGGAGTGACCACACAGGAGGCGGCGTTCTTTATTTCCCAAAACGAATCGCTGGCGCCCTACTATGAGCTCAACGAGCGTTTCTTTGAGCAAAAGCTGCGTGAGCATGTCTTCCGCTACAACTACACGCTCAATCCGAATGGTGTCTATGAAGCCATCAAGTACATGTACACCTACTGGCCAGATCCGCACAATACGACGCTCATACGCGAGCAGTACATCAATTTGCTTAGCGATCTTTACTATCGCGCTCCGGTGGATCAAAtggttaagctgctgctggagcagaaGGTGcctgtttatatgtatgtgcttaACACCACCGTCGAGGCATTCAACTATCCACAGTGGCGCAAATATCCGCACGATATTGAGCATTATTTTTTGACTGGCGCGCCCTTTATGGACACCGAGTTCTTTCCCAAAAAGGAGCATCTGCAGCGCAACATGTGGACAGATAATGATCGCAATATGAGTCACTTTTTCATGCAGACCTTTAGCAACTTTGCTAGATATGGGTaagtgccacgcccccttGCTCAATTGAAACCAACTAACTGTCTGTTCCATTTGCAGCAATCCCACTCCTCAGCAGGTGCTTGGCATGCACTTTCAGCGTGCTTACAATGGCGAAATACGCTACCTCAACATCAATACCACCTTCAACTCGTCCATACTGCTGAACTATCGCCAAACGGAGAGCGCCTTCTGGACACAGTACCTGCCCACAGTCATAGGCGTGCTGGTGCCCACATATCCGCCTACGACTGAGTACTGGTGGGAGCCCAAGGAACCGCTGCAGATTGCCTTCTGGAGCATGTCGGTCGCTTGCTTCTTTCTCATTGTGCTGGTCGTCATTTGCTGCATCATGTGGCGCAATGCCAAACGGTAAGTCTGCAGCTTGGCTTGccaaacttaaattaattgcttaatccTTGCGCCTGCAGCCAGTCGGATCGCTTTTATGACGAGGATGCTTTTATCAACGGCGATGGCTTGGAGCCGGACACAGATGCGCGTGGTGTGGATAATGCGCATATGGTGACCAATCATCATGCGCTGCGTTCACGCGACAATATCTACGAGTTCAGAGATTCGCCATCGAGCAAGACGCTGGCCAGCAAAGCGCAAACGGACACCACATCGCTGCGTTCTCCCAGCTCGCTGGCCATGACACAAAAGAGCGGCAGCCAGAATTCGCTCAAGTCTGGCATTTCGCTTAAGGAAACCAATGGCCATGtgctgaagcagcagccgccacgcTCACAGTCCAATGGCGCTGTAAGCAAATCatcgctgccgccgcctgtgGAGGAGAAGCGTTTGCTGCAGCCCATTTCCAGCACGCCCGTGCCGCAACTGCAGTCGGAGCCCACAAAGCGCACGCCCACTGTATCCGCTAGCGtagccagcagcagtcgcagcaccACGCCCGTGCCCTCGCAGcgcactacaacaacaacagtaactgCTGCCTCGAGTGTGCAGCCCGCAGTGCAGCCAAGACGCACTCAACTGGTGGAAGGCGTGCCACAGACATCTGTCTAAGTAACCGCTCTCTAAGCGTGGGATGCGCTTAGAGagttaaatgcaagcaaacaattagtTAAGGATCAGCCAGCACTAGCGTAAGTAGCTGCCACTTGCGCTTAAGACCAATAacttattatttctttttaattacagcAGCGTTTTGGCTGGTTGgcagcttttagtttttagtgtttgttttatgtttagtttgtaattaatatttatacagaTCTGTAAGATCTCTTCACACATTttagttgtatttgtttttttaacgTCGTTTATTTGTTAAGTTCGATAAACCCAACGAATACGAATCCATATCAATGACATTCCATCGCATAAGCTGCTGCCTTGCAATCGAAGGAGGCGACGCCTATGCATGTATATAACATTCTATAATTTAAGACATTGTTTctaaatttctaatttatgaCAGAATCGAAAGAACAAActgtattttagtttaaacattttgtatgcattacaatatttataaaattttatttaagcttatacATTTTGATTATGCTGTacgcttttgatttttaattaaaaaatatataagtgcCTCTGCTAACTCGTCGTCTAGCTTAACATTAAGTGCCTTAGCAACtagattttatatatgttttatgtgTCGCATATATAGCACAAACAATGACCATACCAATCAGTGTGAACCGtccaataattttttatgttttccaTATGCAACGTGTAAATCCatttattgtatatgtattgaacacattttgtatataacaaCTTATATGTGCGAAAACATAAGAAATACACTTAGTTTATATGTTTAATCTAATTCTTCTCATACGCATTTTACAcgtaatttgtattttgtccaatcaaatatatgtaactgtaactgtaactgtataTTGAACATTTGTTTCGTCTCCTATTCGTTGTCTATCGAAAAtctataaaacttaattttagaGATACAGGGAAGCAGCAAAGACAATGTCGCGCTTGAGCAGACGTATGCCCTCGGAGAACTTATTCTCCAGATCCGTATTGCCTATGGTCTTGGAGGCCTGGCACAGCTGACGCAGCAGCTCCTCCAGCCGTCGCATGCAGCGAATAATCGAGCCCTCGAAAATGTCCGTCATCTTGCAGACGGCCAAAAAGCTGGCGCCCTTGCACCAAGCCAGCACAACATCCATCAAGAAAGGCTTGAACTTATCCACATAATTGTCCGAATCAATGTGTAGCTTGCACTCCGTGCTCACCTGAGCAATGCGGCGTGCTAGATTCTGCAGCGCACGCAACGGTCCGGAGAGCTCTGTAGCGCTCTGTGGTGCCTCATTTGACTTTTCGtcgcaaacaaaacaagagaGCAGCGCTACAGCCTGCGGTGGCGTCAAATCATTGAAGACGCCGTTGAATATCATTTCGGTAATCAGCAGCTCATCCGCAGAGCTCAGCTCGCAGGCTACACGGCCCTTGAACTCAATGACATCACCGGGTTTGCAGTAGCCCATGCGACGCAGCACGCGCTTGCGAAATTTGAGCTCCTCCATCTGCAGCAAACTACGCGCAGCTTTCAGTTCCATTTTGAGCCCCTGCATCTCcgtctgcagctgcagcttctccATATACTTCTTATGCACGCGCTCCAGCTCCGGCGAGTTGTGTAGTGGATGCTCGTCAAGCAGCTTTTCAAACTGTGAAATAGTTTCTACAATCTGGCGAAACTCTGGCTCCTTGATGTGCATATCGTCGATGGGATGCAACACAGGTGGACCCAAGGGAAAGCGTTTCTTGGCCTCTTGTATAGTTTTTAGCACAGCGCGTCGATTGTCCGCCGTGCGCAGATCGTTGGGAAAGTAAACGCGTATGGAGCTAATCTGCGTAAGCAACGTATTCGCTACTGGCACCACCTCCATGCAGCCGCGCTCGTTGGGCGGACAAGGCTCCGTATCCCCAGTCTTAGCTGCCTCCTCGCTGACATGCAGCAGTACATCAATCACAACACTTTGTTCGCTCTTAATGAGCGGATTCTTGCGACTCTGATCCTGCTTTTTAAAGTTCAACACAATGCCCCAGTCATACTCCTGCTTGCCGGCCGAGACCTTAACCAAACGTCCAGGCTGCAAAAAGGGCACTAGGTACTGCGGCTTGGTCAGCCACTCGCGAAACCTTTTGCCATTGAAGTCCAGCTGCTCACGTATGTGATGATAGCTGGCAATGTTGTGCTCATCCTTGATGCTGAGcttctccagctgctgcatctTTTGCTGCACTTGGTCATGCAGTATGGGCAGTGCTGCttgattttgaaattgatAAAAACTCCGCTCCAGCATATACTCCGGATTGATTTCCTCCACGCGCAGCAGATTTAACACCATATTATAGGTAAGATGAAAGGCAGAGTTTAAGGTATCCGCCTTGCCCTGCACTATATCTCGTCCCACCATGGGCGATACCTTTTCATCGATCATCAAAATAACAATGCCCTTGTCGTCCAGACCACGACGTCCCGCACGTCCAGCCATTTGTATATACTCGCCCGAGCTGATCCAGCGAAAGTCCTTGCCGTCGAATTTACGTGGCGCCGTAAACAAAACAGTGCGCGCCGGCATGTTCAAGCCCATGGCAAAGGTT
Proteins encoded in this region:
- the LOC108607606 gene encoding exosome RNA helicase MTR4 produces the protein MDIDELFDCFEEGAPEDAPEPTPAPSKKTQATKTESAEAATDNNSTCSRKRQAAEKKTPVKNKNSAEEPAKRIRADKTNETENEGIEEIDSDIEIKDEKPASDTEELDEMALEELRVRIVTHQLVSPESCTHEVAAHPDQEYIPLQPFTGVPAKEYPFVLDPFQKQAILCIDNSQSVLVSAHTSAGKTVVAEYAIAKSLAAKQRVIYTTPIKALSNQKFREFTDEFQDVGLVTGDVTINPSASCLIMTTEILRNMLYRGSEVMREVGWVIFDEIHYMRDKERGVVWEETLILLPDNVRYVFLSATIPNARQFAEWVCHLHKQPCHVVYTDYRPTPLQHYIFPAGGDGIHLIVDEKGQFKEDNFTTAMAVLANAGEAAKGDQKGRKGGIKGHNSGQTNIFKIVKMIMERNFAPVIIFSFSKKDCEIYAMQMAKLDFNTLEEKKLVDEVFNNAMDVLSEEDRRLPQVENVLPLLRRGIGIHHGGLLPILKETIEILFGEGLIKALFATETFAMGLNMPARTVLFTAPRKFDGKDFRWISSGEYIQMAGRAGRRGLDDKGIVILMIDEKVSPMVGRDIVQGKADTLNSAFHLTYNMVLNLLRVEEINPEYMLERSFYQFQNQAALPILHDQVQQKMQQLEKLSIKDEHNIASYHHIREQLDFNGKRFREWLTKPQYLVPFLQPGRLVKVSAGKQEYDWGIVLNFKKQDQSRKNPLIKSEQSVVIDVLLHVSEEAAKTGDTEPCPPNERGCMEVVPVANTLLTQISSIRVYFPNDLRTADNRRAVLKTIQEAKKRFPLGPPVLHPIDDMHIKEPEFRQIVETISQFEKLLDEHPLHNSPELERVHKKYMEKLQLQTEMQGLKMELKAARSLLQMEELKFRKRVLRRMGYCKPGDVIEFKGRVACELSSADELLITEMIFNGVFNDLTPPQAVALLSCFVCDEKSNEAPQSATELSGPLRALQNLARRIAQVSTECKLHIDSDNYVDKFKPFLMDVVLAWCKGASFLAVCKMTDIFEGSIIRCMRRLEELLRQLCQASKTIGNTDLENKFSEGIRLLKRDIVFAASLYL
- the LOC108607607 gene encoding acetylcholinesterase → MTHKFKYRDKLKCLSGLLLLLLLPSLANAQTRDPRFYSRVGVDYQWPSPGDPDYRTYTFNDRRYGHYQPNGYGANYPGRNPPGQYPQGMPNEDRFRFDPNDPNARTPFPGVLAGWREDLQGKQRRDSLTLERDVFVTTNYGQVQGFKVYMYDNPDPKSFYRPYHSTVDRVMGECSVFLGIPYAMPPTFEGRFKPPRVHRGWQLLQAVDFGPACPQPVRYTGATKGVMDMDEDCLYLNVYSPKTGAGVAQKYPVMVYIHGGEFVRGASNLFQGHILASFYDVVVVTLNYRLGALGFLSTADENSPGNYGILDQAMALKWVHDNIEFFNGDRDSITLFGPGAGAASAGLLMVAPQTRHIVKRVIAQSGSPLADWALIQDKYRAQNTSRVLGQVLGCSIDSSWKLVNCLRTGRSFYELGNAEFSPQVGSFPWGPVLDHNFTLPGDDWYEGWRSKDWRFLSQTPETLIRAGRFNRNIQYMTGVTTQEAAFFISQNESLAPYYELNERFFEQKLREHVFRYNYTLNPNGVYEAIKYMYTYWPDPHNTTLIREQYINLLSDLYYRAPVDQMVKLLLEQKVPVYMYVLNTTVEAFNYPQWRKYPHDIEHYFLTGAPFMDTEFFPKKEHLQRNMWTDNDRNMSHFFMQTFSNFARYGNPTPQQVLGMHFQRAYNGEIRYLNINTTFNSSILLNYRQTESAFWTQYLPTVIGVLVPTYPPTTEYWWEPKEPLQIAFWSMSVACFFLIVLVVICCIMWRNAKRQSDRFYDEDAFINGDGLEPDTDARGVDNAHMVTNHHALRSRDNIYEFRDSPSSKTLASKAQTDTTSLRSPSSLAMTQKSGSQNSLKSGISLKETNGHVLKQQPPRSQSNGAVSKSSLPPPVEEKRLLQPISSTPVPQLQSEPTKRTPTVSASVASSSRSTTPVPSQRTTTTTVTAASSVQPAVQPRRTQLVEGVPQTSV